A single Anomalospiza imberbis isolate Cuckoo-Finch-1a 21T00152 chromosome 15, ASM3175350v1, whole genome shotgun sequence DNA region contains:
- the STING1 gene encoding stimulator of interferon genes protein — protein MSREPWRPRQRCAPLIPRARGGRARRAVYVLLGACAGALLLAGQPLVPTARSLAFHFATLQVGELLKGACYLAEEVFHLDSRHHGSFWRALSTCFPPRWHGPMLLVCGSAYVALLSDGQQLGLHLILASLCQLLILALGLQKPSAVEMSEMSERSKQNVAHGLAWSYYVGYLKIVLPRLKKSMEEFSRANPNLLACRKTWKLHILVPLSCDVYDDLEKADSNIQYVTDLTETILARGGIKKRVYKHSLYAITDEENQLWHCAVEYATPLQTLFAMSQEDCAAFSREERLEQAKLFYRTMEEILKGSKECADAYRLIAYEEPEEAETHFLSREILWHLRQEHLEEIAVLERSHPHTPSTALDSAELNLQISVSDLPQPLRTDGF, from the exons ATGTCCCGGGAGCCGTGGCGGCCGCGGCAGCGCTGTGCCCCGCTGATCCCGCGGgcccgcggcgggcgggcgcggcgcgcCGTGTACGTGCTGCTGGGGGCCTGTGCCGGGGCCCTGCTCCTCGCCGGACAGCCCCTCGTGCCCACCGCCCGCAGCCTCGCCTTCCACTTCGCCACCCTGCAGGTCGGGGAGCTGCTCAAGGGCGCCTGCTACCTGGCCGAGGAGGTCTTCCACCTCGACTCCAG GCACCACGGCAGCTTCTGGAGGGCCCTGAGCACCTGCTTCCCCCCACGCTGGCACGGGCCCATGCTGCTCGTCTGTGGCTCAGCCTACGTGGCTCTCCTCAGTGATGGGCAGCAACTTGGCCTCCACCTCATCCTGGCCAGTCTGTGCCAGCTCCTCATCCTTGCCCTGGGGCTCCAG AAGCCCTCAGCAGTGGAGATGTCTGAGATGTCCGAGAGGTCCAAGCAGAACGTCGCTCATGGGCTTGCCTGGTCCTATTATGTTGGGTACCTAAAAATAGTCCTGCCAC GGTTGAAAAAGTCCATGGAGGAATTCAGCAGAGCCAATCCCAACCTGCTGGCGTGCAGGAAGACCTGGAAGCTCCACATCTTGGTGCCTCTGAGCTGTGATGTCTATGATGACCTAGAGAAAGCTGACAGCAATATCCAGTATGTGACAGACCTCACTGAAACCATCCTGGCCCGAGGTGGCATCAAAAAGAGGGTCTACAAACACAGCCTCTACGCAATCACAGATGAAGAAAACCAG ctctggcactgTGCTGTGGAATATGCCACCCCGCTGCAGACCCTCTTCGCCATGTCCCAGGAGGACTGTGCTGCCTTCAGCCGGGAGGAGCGCCTGGAGCAGGCCAAGCTTTTCTACAGGaccatggaggagatcctgaAAGGCTCCAAGGAGTGTGCAGATGCCTACCGGCTCATTGCCTACGAGG AGCCAGAAGAAGCAGAGACCCACTTTTTGTCCAGAGAGATCCTGTGGCACTTGCGGCAGGAGCACCTCGAGGAGATCGCCGTGCTCGAGCGGAGCCACCCGCACACCCCATCCACAGCCCTGGACTCGGCAGAGCTCAACCTGCAGATCAGTGTGTCAGACCTGCCGCAGCCCCTGCGCACCGATGGCTTCTGA
- the LOC137482924 gene encoding SLC35A4 upstream open reading frame protein, which yields MADDKDSLPKLKDLAFLKGQLESLQRRVEDEVQAGVGQDGSLLASPLLRGFLAGYLLAKLRFSAVLGFVAGTCTGIYAAQNYAVPNVEKTIRDYVNSVKKGRD from the exons ATGGCGGACGATAAG GACTCGCTGCCTAAGCTGAAGGACCTCGCCTTCCTGAAGGGGCAGCTGGAGAGCCTGCAGCGCAGGGTGGAGGACGAGGTGCAGGCCGGCGTGGGGCAG GACGGATCGCTGCTGGCATCGCCCTTGCTCAGAGGCTTCCTGGCGGGATACCTGCTAGCCAAGCTCCGCTTCTCCGCCGTCCTGGGCTTCGTGGCCGGCACCTGCACCGGGATTTACGCCGCCCAGAACTACGCCGTGCCCAACGTTGAGAAGACGATTCGGGACTATGTGAATTCAGTGAAAAAAGGTCGGGACTAG
- the SLC35A4 gene encoding probable UDP-sugar transporter protein SLC35A4, with protein MGMFGNAAGSANRLLHRGLWALMLLLSVAIYGSHAPLLTLCKVDGAIPFSSTSVVVLVELTKLALSLLSLLAGAREPPAAALSWRHAAPFALSALLYAANNNLVVHMQLFMDPSTFQVLSNLKIVSTALLYSLLLRRRLGARRWLALLLLLAAGVAYSCGGLRGPREPAGMRLHVTPVGLLLLSVYCLISGLSAVYTEAILKSQALPLSLQNIFLYFFGVLLNLMGSVWSGTEGGFLEGFSPWVLLVVLSQALNGLIMSVVMKHSSNITRLFVISCSILVNALLSVALFNLQLTLLFFMAVACIGLAVHLYYGVT; from the coding sequence ATGGGGATGTTTGGGAATGCCGCTGGCTCTGCCAACAGGCTGCTCcacagggggctgtgggcactgatgctgctgctgtctgtggCCATCTACGGCTCCCACGCCCCCCTCCTGACTCTCTGCAAGGTGGACGGGGCCATCCCCTTCAGTTCCACGTCTGTGGTGGTCCTGGTGGAGCTGACCAAGCTGGCGCTGTCCCTGCTGTCGCTGCTGGCGGGGGCGCGGGAGCCGCCGGCAGCGGCGCTGTCCTGGCGCCACGCCGCGCCCTTCGCCCTCTCGGCCCTGCTCTACGCTGCCAACAACAACCTGGTGGTGCACATGCAGCTCTTCATGGACCCCAGCACCTTCCAGGTGCTCAGTAACCTGAAGATCGTCAGCACGGCGCTGCTCTACAGCCTCCTGCTGCGCCGGCGCCTGGGCGCGCGCCGctggctggccctgctgctgctgctggccgccgGCGTCGCCTACAGCtgcggggggctgcgggggccCCGGGAGCCCGCGGGGATGCGCCTGCACGTCACCCccgtggggctgctgctgctctccgtGTACTGCCTCATCTCCGGCCTTTCTGCTGTCTACACCGAAGCCATCCTGAAAAGCCAGGCGCTGCCCCTCAGCCTCCAGAACATCTTCCTGTACTTTTTTGGGGTCCTGCTCAACCTGATGGGCTCCGTGTGGAGCGGCACGGAGGGTGGGTTCCTGGAGGGCTTCTCCCCGTGGGTGCTGCTGGTCGTGCTCAGCCAGGCTCTGAATGGCCTCATCATGTCCGTGGTGATGAAGCACAGCAGCAACATCACCAGGCTCTTCGTCAtctcctgctccatcctggTCAATGCTCTCCTCTCTGTTGCCCTCTTCAACCTGCAGCTCACCCTCCTCTTCTTCATGGCCGTGGCGTGCATTGGCCTGGCTGTGCACCTGTACTACGGAGTCACATAG
- the LOC137483343 gene encoding uncharacterized protein has protein sequence MVQEATEVAVPDAQAAISAYARGLGAIPALFQGCAQQPLADGRSAVQGAGSLFTLTVEQELQGGRRQRSALRILVSPGATGPCPRLECREPGAVCLPWIVERLLEGNSLTFLLLCVSLPDTSREEILGALGLAERVKGLAKTISATLWDAEKEIAARRREIRGLRMELLAGSGLPEQRRAVAQLQRALRELQVGNAPGSTGLAWHSFPGLGPGLCREYSSRPAAWDPDTPDQWQPGASRAGAWGQARIQLGGGYVGTEHGFTRWERPHSPSERPSSAPHVTLFLLPCPHTAGQGDSKGQGGDSRALASAGQGLLEEPSQSQVSRPGCDSAGSRCQPCPSPEVQRALARAQRQRLRAQHCRQLQRELGASTVPAQEHSGEWDTERWQREVTALGLSLEAALREREAAEWELEALLHDHHQEMQACRQHLLQGLRDQQRLAEEQRAAPERRQRALLQEVLRDAAELAEHNQHLRNTRRAGTADATTQTP, from the exons ATGGTGCAGGAGGCAACAGAAGTGGCCGTGCCCGATGCCCAGGCTGCCATCAGTGCCTATGCCAGGGGGCTGGGTGCCATCCCGGCGTTGttccagggctgtgctcagcagcCCCTCGCAGACGGGCGCTCAGCTGTGCAGGG GGCCGGCAGCCTCTTCACTCTCACTGTGGAGCAAGAGCTGCAGGGTGGCAGGCGCCAGCGCTCGGCCCTCAGGAtcttggtgtccccaggggccacCGGGCCCTGCCCCAGGCT GGAGTGCAGGGAACCTGGAGCTGTCTGCCTGCCCTGGATCGTGGAGCGGCTGCTGGAGGGGAACAGCCTcaccttcctgctgctgtgcgTGTCGCTGCCAG ACACCTCCAGGGAGGAGatcctgggagctctgggacTGGCTGAGAGGGTGAAGGGGCTGGCCAAGACCATCTCTGCCACACTCTGGGACGCTGAGAAGGAGATCGCGGCGCGGCGGAGGGAGATCCGAGGGCTGCGgatggagctgctggctggatcCGGCCTCCCTGAGCAGAGGAGAGCTGTGgcccagctgcagagagccctgCGGGAGCTGCAGGTGGGGAATGCCCCTGGATCCACGGGACTGGCATGGCACTCATTCCCTGGGCTGG GACCAGGTCTCTGCAGGGAATACAGCTCCAGGCCAGCAGCCTGGGACCCAGACACCCCTGACCAGTGGCAGCCTGGAGCCAGCAGAGCCGGAGCGTGGGGCCAGGCACGCATCCAACTGGGTGGAGGATATGTGGGCACAGAGCACGGCTTTACACGGTGGGAAAGGCCTCACTCTCCATCCGAACGTCCTTCTTCAGCCCCCCATGtcacactcttcctcctcccctgtccccacactgcAGGACAGGGTGACAGCAAaggccagggaggggacagtAGAGCTCTGGCCAgcgcagggcaggggctgctggaggagccaTCCCAGAGTCAAGTGTCACGGCCCGGGTGTGACAGC GCAGGGAGCCGGTGCCAGCCGTGCCCATCCCCAGAGGTCCAGcgtgccctggccagggcacagcggCAGCGGCTGCGGGCTCAGCACTGCCGGCAGCTCCAGCGAGAGCTCGGGGCCAGCACTGtgccagcccaggagcacagcgGGGAG tGGGACACCGAGCGCTGGCAGAGGGAGGTGACCGCGCTGGGCCTGAGCCTGGAGGCAGCGCTGCGGGAGCGAGAGGCGGCCGAGTGGGAGCTGGAGGCCCTGCTGCATGATCACCACCAGGAGATGCAGGCCTGCAGACAGCACCTGCTGCAG GGGCTCCGGGACCAGCAGCgcctggcagaggagcagcgGGCGGCCCCGGAGCGCCGGCAGCGGGCGCTGCTGCAGGAAGTGCTGCGGGACGCTGCGGAGCTCGCCGAGCACAACCAGCACCTGCGTAACACCCGACGGGCAGGCACGGCCGATGCCACCACACAGACCCCCTGA